The Pyrus communis chromosome 12, drPyrComm1.1, whole genome shotgun sequence genomic sequence AGTGACGAATTGCCTTAGTATAGTTTAAACCAGTAATATcgattgtaataaaaaaaaataaaatatactaattaagtgttttagtgtgttaaATATTCTATACTATGCATTATGGAGAGATGACAAAATTGGgcacaaaattaacaaatttcaaAATGAGGCAGAAAATTAATGAACATAGCGTTGAAATATGGGTTGCAGGCTTGCAGCTGAATTGAAGTGAAGAATTAGgcacaaaattaagaaaactcCAAATTTTGAAAAGTCTTCTCTCTATTATTGATGTAATTCCCAACATTATCTCTCTTGTGGTTCATGTTAGACCAATGACTAGTGGCCATCACCAAAACAACACATCTTTGCGTCTTGCATGTGTGGGCATCGTTTGACTTGGCAACTTGTAACCAAAAATTAAATCCATTCCCCCAAATAGGTTTAACATAACAAGTTCTTTTTGAAATTGTTTAAGGCTTTTGATTGATTAATTTTGTGAAAGAATATACATTTAGGCTTTTGACATGACATGATATATTAATTCCTTGAATTTTGGAAGAGAAGAGGCTGATTTAAACTCCATGCTGGCCTGGCGGCTGGCCTCATTGTCTGTCCGCTATGTGCAATGATTTACTGGTAAAATTATAATTACATGTATTTCGATAATAACTAGAATTATATGTAAATTGTTCCAGGGGTGgacattattaatttattatatatatgcagATGCCTGCGTGCAGTATATATAGATGGACTAACCCTAGTTAGTACTTGCCTTACCTGGTAGACTTGTACAAGCTATGGTGGTCATCCCTTccattttcaatttatttatgaaaaattattaattttattactttttttataTGTAGATTCTAGAGCTTTAGAGGTCTTAAGTAAAAATTAGGTACATATTAACAGAAGGATAATAAGGCTCAGAGGAAGAAACAAATAGCCAGGCAGGCAGGTAGGCATGTAATACAAGTTGACACCTCGTATTAGCAAAACAATCAGGGAATTAAGACTCGAGGCGGAGTTTGCAGAAATATATCCATCCGACAGTCCGACTCCAAAAGCAagcgagcgagagagagagggaagtaAGAATGAGCAAATTATCGGCAGATGAAGCAGCTGGAAATTATGTTAGCGAGAATGATATGATGAAATTGCCAATATCATCATCACCATCGTCACCAACATCCAACGGTGGAAAAGGATCATCAGGCAGCAGTAACCGAGCGTTGTTGGTGAAGAGGATTATAAGGGTGACGTTGCTGTTTGTGGCAGCCACTGTGGGTTGCTTTATCATCTCCGGATTTCTGCTCGGATCCTATTATGACTACGATTTGTCTTCTCATCAGGccagtactctctctctctctctctctctctctctctcatgttcTATTTTGCGTTCATCCGAAGGCTTGTTATTTTAGTTCATAATTAATGCCGGCATATTCCAACAGCTGCATGttttatttattagttttttcTGATAACGTTCGATTACAGATATAAAAAATCAAAGCGGTAGTAATTACTTGTAGACTCTTGTAGCAAATTAAGTAAAACAATATATTTTTGTTGTATGCTAGCTAATCTGAAATCAATATATACACAATTATAAAAGGATTTGGCACTCAGATAATTATGTTTATCGATATATGTTTCATAATCTTCAatggtgaagagagagagagagaagaagtcAATTTGCGCTTCTGGAATTCTAACAATACTTGTCCAAATAGTAGactttttgtttctgtttgctCACATGGTTAATCAAAGTTTTAAGATCATTACCTTTCTCTCTACTCATCGAACCATgccaatttttgttttctcaaCCAATTTAATTCGGATTTTACCCATATTTAATAATTAGCTAGCTCTCCTTGTATATACTACTATTCTTTTTTATCCTGTAATTGTGGATGCTACATGACTCAAAAAGGGTTAATGCTTTTACACATGTAATGGCTGTCCTTGTCGTGTGTACTGGCACACTTGCTCCCGTCCGGGTCGGGGCCCAATGAAAAATCTTGGGTCAAGTTGCCGTACCACCGGGTATGCTCAACCGTTCTCACATAGTTAtgaaaacctgtataattttaTCTCATCTAACCTCACGTTGATCTCATATGTGTTTGAGTTGCGCTGTACGAAAAAACTTATCGGACAATCCCTCAGATGTAGGGGTTGGGGTTATGCAATGCCATTACATAGACcaataatttgatttgatctttGATGATACAGACCACTCTAGAATATACATTGGATACGGTTCTCAAAAATGCATCTATGAAGGACAAAACCATTATACTAACTACCCTAAATGATGCATGGGCTGAACCCAATTCAATATTCGATCTCTTTTTAGAGAGTTTCGAGATTGGAAGTAACACAAAATGGTTGCTTAAGCATTTGGTAGTCATATGCTTGGACGGAAAAGCATACGCCCGTTGCTTGGCGTCACACCCTCATTGCTACCAACTCTACACTCAAGGTGCCAACTTCACCAGCGAGGCTGCTTTTATGTCTTCCGAGTACTTGGACATGATGTGGAGACGAATCCGATTTTTGTCTTCTATTCTCGACATAGGTTACAACTTTGTCTTTACGGTAATTCCTTTAATCCAATATTCCTAATTTTCCATTGTCTTTCACCTACTAATCTACCTATATATTTATCCAACTTttacttactttttttttctttctaaaattgGATGCACAGGACACTGATATAATGTGGCTAAGAGATCCATTCCCACAATTCTACTCAAATGCAGATTTTCAAATTGCATGTGACTTCTTCAACGGTGATTCTTACAGCGTAAATAA encodes the following:
- the LOC137710961 gene encoding uncharacterized protein At4g15970-like, which encodes MSKLSADEAAGNYVSENDMMKLPISSSPSSPTSNGGKGSSGSSNRALLVKRIIRVTLLFVAATVGCFIISGFLLGSYYDYDLSSHQTTLEYTLDTVLKNASMKDKTIILTTLNDAWAEPNSIFDLFLESFEIGSNTKWLLKHLVVICLDGKAYARCLASHPHCYQLYTQGANFTSEAAFMSSEYLDMMWRRIRFLSSILDIGYNFVFTDTDIMWLRDPFPQFYSNADFQIACDFFNGDSYSVNNFPNGGFTYVKSNHRTIKFYKYWYFSRKAYPKKHDQDVLNKIKFDRFLTQIGLKMRFLDTLYFGGFCQASKDFNQVCTMHANCCVGLENKVNDLKILLQVWRRYMSLPPNTTATPQLSWTVPQNCSTSFQRLGKHS